A part of Octopus sinensis linkage group LG7, ASM634580v1, whole genome shotgun sequence genomic DNA contains:
- the LOC115213804 gene encoding trichohyalin, which translates to DRLKSAKLYKCKKPQASTTNGIGAVKKPKTFVPGAKLSTEKRSAAASMVGSSLPAGSSKEEIEAIKKAISMAKTLQEVERLNQMLRSGHIPGFEIKGRPEEDAEEEEVSGKESLPRETLRKDIHQKEQNRKREHQDDDRWQESEAKRKKENQDKQVQQQKTQRKQDLEQERKQQELERKKEFERKKEIEKQKELDKQMELEKQKEVDRQKERQKEIERQRDLERQKEVEKQKELERQKEIERQKELERQKEFERKKEIERQQKLEQQAEREHQQELERQAELKRQHELEQQAEFERQQELERQQEELEHQQELEQQAELKCQELERQQAELKRQELEQQQAELERQQELERQQAELERQQELERQQAELERQQELERQQAEMERQQELERQQAEMERQQELERQQAELERQQELERQQAELERQQELERQQAELERQQELERQQAEMERQQELERQQAELERQQELERQQAELERQQELERQQAELERQQELERQQAELERQQELERQQAELERQQELERQQAELERQQELERQQELERQQAELERQQELERQQAELERQQELERQQELERQQAELERQQELERQQAELERQQELERQQAELESQQELERQQAELEHEQELMCQMNQQKLLQLKQQQLEQEELERQMLEQQQQQMVIEAAAAAEIEEEEEEDEEEEGEVDAGEEDDEEQAVPSTPPLHLQHSVGGDSAKSGEEEEEEDDDDEEEEEEEEEEEEEEEEGEVETVEIEDDEDSQDVKVEVEDEEEEGDAGEEVEVEEEVEVEDDEEVEEEEEEEEEEEEEEEEEEEEEEEEEEEEEEEEEERS; encoded by the exons gatcgTCTAAAATCAGCAAAGCTTTACAAGTGTAAAAAACCTCAGGCTTCCACTACAAATGGCATTGGTGCTGTTAAAAAACCAAAGACATTTGTTCCTGGTGCTAAACtatcaacagaaaaaagatcAGCAGCTGCATCCATGGTTGGTTCAAGTCTACCTGCTGGATCTTCAAAAGAAGAAATTGAAGCCATTAAG AAAGCAATATCAATGGCAAAGACTTTGCAGGAAGTGGAACGCTTGAACCAGATGCTACGGTCTGGACACATTCCTGGCTTTGAAATTAAAGGAA GGCCAGAAGAGGATGCAGAAGAGGAAGAAGTTAGCGGAAAGGAGAGTTTGCCACGAGAAACTTTGCGGAAAGATATACATCAGAAAGAGCAAAACCGAAAAAGGGAGCACCAAGATGATGATAGGTGGCAGGAAAGtgaagcaaaaagaaagaaagaaaatcaagaCAAACAAGTGCAGCAACAAAAGACCCAACGTAAACAGGATCTTGAACAAGAACGTAAACAACAAGAATTAGAACGCAAAAAAGAGTTTGAACgtaagaaagaaattgaaaaacaaaaggagCTTGATAAACAGATGGAActtgaaaaacagaaagaagttgATCGACAAAAGGAACgtcagaaagagatagagaggcagagggatttagaaagacaaaaagaggTAGAGAAGCAGAAGGAattagaaagacaaaaagagatagagaggcagaaagaattagaaagacaaaaagagTTCGAGAGGAAGAAGGAAATTGAACGCCAGCAAAAATTAGAACAACAGGCAGAGCGAGAGCACCAACAAGAGTTAGAACGACAAGCAGAGCTAAAGCGCCAACACGAGTTAGAACAACAGGCAGAGTTTGAACGCCAACAAGAACTGGAACGTCAACAGGAAGAGCTAGAGCACCAACAGGAACTGGAACAACAGGCAGAGCTGAAGTGCCAAGAGTTAGAACGACAACAGGCAGAGCTAAAGCGCCAAGAGTTAGAACAACAACAGGCAGAGTTGGAGCGCCAACAAGAGCTGGAACGACAACAGGCAGAGTTGGAGCGCCAACAAGAGCTGGAACGACAACAGGCAGAGTTGGAGCGCCAACAAGAGCTGGAACGACAACAGGCAGAGATGGAGCGCCAACAAGAGCTGGAACGACAACAGGCAGAGATGGAGCGCCAACAAGAGCTGGAGCGACAACAGGCAGAGTTGGAGCGCCAACAAGAGCTGGAACGACAACAGGCAGAGTTGGAGCGCCAACAAGAGCTGGAACGACAACAGGCAGAGTTGGAGCGCCAACAAGAGCTGGAACGACAACAGGCAGAGATGGAGCGCCAACAAGAGCTGGAACGACAACAGGCAGAGCTGGAGCGCCAACAAGAGCTGGAACGACAACAGGCAGAGTTGGAGCGCCAACAAGAGCTGGAACGACAACAGGCAGAGTTGGAGCGCCAACAAGAGCTGGAACGACAACAGGCAGAGTTGGAGCGCCAACAAGAGCTGGAACGACAACAGGCAGAGTTGGAGCGCCAACAAGAGCTGGAACGACAACAGGCAGAGTTGGAGCGCCAACAAGAGCTGGAACGACAACAAGAACTGGAACGACAACAGGCAGAGTTGGAGCGCCAACAAGAGCTGGAGCGACAACAGGCAGAGTTGGAGCGCCAACAAGAGCTGGAACGACAACAAGAACTGGAACGACAACAGGCAGAGTTGGAGCGCCAACAAGAACTGGAACGACAACAGGCAGAGTTGGAGCGCCAACAAGAACTGGAACGACAACAGGCAGAGTTGGAGAGCCAACAAGAACTGGAACGACAACAGGCAGAGCTGGAGCATGAACAAGAGTTGATGTGTCAAATGAACCAGCAGAAACTTCTGCAATTGAAGCAGCAGCAGTTGGAACAGGAAGAACTGGAGCGACAGATGTtggaacaacagcagcaacaaatggTCATTGAAGCAGCTGCTGCAGCAGAgattgaggaagaagaagaggaagatgaagaggaagagggagaagtgGATGCtggtgaagaagatgatgaagagcaaGCTGTTCCTTCTACTCCGCCTCTTCATCTACAGCATTCTGTGGGAGGAGACTCTGCCAAATCtggtgaggaagaagaagaggaggatgatgacgacgaagaagaagaagaagaagaagaggaggaggaggaggaggaggaggagggtgaagtAGAGACTGTTGAAATAGAGGATGATGAAGATAGCCAAGATGTCAAAGTAGAAGttgaagatgaagaggaagaaggagatgcAGGAGAAGAGGTGGAAGTAGAGGAGGAAGTTGAAGTAGAAGACGatgaggaagtggaggaagaggaggaggaagaggaggaggaagaggaggaggaggaagaagaagaggaggaagaagaagaagaggaggaggaggaagaagaagaagaagaagagaggagttag
- the LOC115214491 gene encoding uncharacterized protein LOC115214491 — protein MNLPEQSPAANIDMAFQAAISLKIPPFWTHDPTLWFHHIEAQFASHRISSDAARLSHVISSLSPEITNVIRDLIMAPPGSVSYEVFKTTLINRTSESQQKRLHQLLISEELGDKTPSQLLRRMKQLLGDETLPEKIFKQLFLQRLPSNTQVVLASTRENTSLEELAELADKIAEVPHRYPTVSTVTPAAPSTNPFRAQTSSSEISDLRALMTQQAAQIQILTAQIQALKFSPQRRSTSRSRRDGRRSRSPSATRNSHDTCWYHRTFGTRAQKCTVPCSFSSPSSGNGTARN, from the coding sequence ATGAATCTCCCGGAACAAAGCCCAGCGGCCAACATCGACATGGCATTCCAAGCGGCGATCTCGTTAAAAATTCCACCATTCTGGACCCACGACCCGACATTGTGGTTTCACCATATAGAGGCACAGTTTGCCTCTCACAGAATATCGAGCGATGCGGCTCGACTTTCTCACGTTATCAGTTCTCTGTCACCAGAAATAACGAACGTGATACGCGACCTTATCATGGCACCACCCGGTTCTGTTTCATATGAAGTTTTTAAAACCACGTTAATAAACAGAACCTCAGAATCCCAACAAAAAAGACTTCACCAGCTTCTGATATCGGAAGAATTGGGTGACAAAACGCCGTCCCAGCTTCTTCGGAGAATGAAACAGCTTCTCGGAGATGAGACGCTCCCAGAAAAAATCTTCAAGCAACTTTTTCTCCAGCGTCTGCCCTCCAATACCCAGGTTGTTCTCGCGTCCACCAGAGAAAACACATCCCTTGAAGAACTTGCGGAGCTAGCTGACAAAATAGCCGAAGTACCGCACAGATATCCAACGGTATCGACGGTGACGCCAGCCGCTCCCAGTACCAATCCTTTCCGTGCACAAACCAGTTCTTCAGAGATTTCGGATTTGCGTGCATTAATGACGCAGCAAGCTGCGCAAATACAAATTCTCACAGCCCAAATACAAGCCCTAAAGTTTAGTCCCCAGCGTCGAAGCACCAGCCGATCTCGACGAGATGGCAGACGGTCTCGAAGCCCCAGTGCTACCCGAAACTCACATGACACGTGTTGGTACCACCGAACATTCGGAACACGGGCACAAAAATGTACGGTACCGTGCTCGTTTTCCTCACCCAGTTCGGGAAACGGCACAGCCAGGAATTGA